A window from Nitrospira sp. ND1 encodes these proteins:
- a CDS encoding ankyrin repeat domain-containing protein: MFRLHHSTGVTCAFLLLIFGLPSVSHARPDKPQPKPNASLIHSDHSIHRALTEGTAAQAKRLLDQGANIEARDAQGATPLITAAGRGNLALVTLLLNRHAEVETTDRAGNTALHQASFYGQVPCVEALLATEAQTSARNALAFTPLHQAVRRFWELSGESRADRLTRQANVIDILLRYGADPELRDASGRTPITLATESSNGSLRHAFNRTPVRAIPAAEIPPTPQSSAATAESPQTAPGMAAPDLGTLSSAVQSNPPAPSRSAAPLPAVPSLNPPTDMSAQDDRQPDIAVIPTPSTPATESSTGSTAAESLSPAPEGTSAATSPAVATSRPHTGPVPAPPIATGPTRDPEASKAIASQPLPTESQPPADTVTPLSPQVSDMPPTKSLTPQNTVHPPTTPSPTPTPLIAAVDTQVETKPAASPSADQQRRTWTPAIEPAEERRRPRQPPQLTPSTDSTRPHSAPLVASADSSSAAALAPQTGATGPSTDRTPLPTLAPATDKKENPPDTDAERPWMFQRLGFGLGLGWTHNLGPRRVDSVTVVNRIVRIDNERNDLVRFMPEMHLWIDRWDEQRWSWGPFLTVAPGSRIIDAVGFGLMMGYRPHRQDQYSFNVGIGGTLDLDARVLGDGLIANEPLPARETTARTKQTTAAGLLVLFSVGWDLAAPHHPAHTERQ, encoded by the coding sequence GTGTTTCGCTTGCACCACAGCACCGGCGTTACCTGCGCCTTCCTGCTTCTCATTTTCGGACTCCCGTCCGTCAGTCACGCGCGTCCCGATAAGCCGCAACCCAAACCGAACGCCTCGCTCATCCATTCCGACCACTCGATCCACAGGGCGCTCACCGAAGGAACCGCGGCCCAAGCCAAACGGCTGCTTGACCAGGGAGCGAATATCGAGGCACGAGACGCCCAGGGCGCGACGCCACTGATCACAGCCGCAGGCAGGGGCAATCTGGCGCTGGTCACTCTACTCCTCAACCGGCATGCGGAGGTTGAGACAACGGATCGAGCCGGCAATACCGCGTTACATCAGGCGAGTTTTTATGGGCAGGTGCCCTGCGTGGAGGCACTCCTGGCCACAGAGGCGCAGACCTCGGCACGGAACGCCCTCGCATTCACGCCGCTCCATCAGGCCGTCAGGCGATTTTGGGAACTCTCCGGTGAATCCCGGGCGGACCGGCTGACCCGGCAAGCCAACGTGATCGACATACTCCTTCGCTATGGAGCCGATCCTGAGCTCAGAGATGCGAGCGGAAGAACTCCGATCACTCTGGCAACCGAAAGTAGCAATGGTTCACTCCGGCACGCATTTAACAGAACACCCGTGCGGGCCATACCAGCCGCCGAGATACCGCCGACGCCCCAATCGTCCGCCGCGACGGCAGAAAGTCCACAGACAGCTCCCGGCATGGCGGCTCCGGATCTGGGGACACTCTCAAGCGCGGTCCAGAGTAACCCTCCGGCGCCGTCTCGAAGCGCGGCCCCGCTTCCAGCCGTACCGTCGCTCAATCCGCCGACAGACATGTCGGCGCAGGACGACAGGCAACCGGATATCGCAGTCATCCCCACCCCATCCACTCCAGCGACGGAATCCTCCACCGGTTCGACCGCTGCGGAATCCCTCTCTCCCGCACCTGAGGGGACTTCGGCGGCCACTTCGCCCGCTGTTGCCACTTCCAGGCCGCACACAGGTCCGGTACCGGCGCCGCCGATCGCGACCGGTCCCACAAGAGATCCCGAAGCCAGTAAGGCAATCGCCTCGCAACCTCTGCCCACTGAATCCCAACCACCCGCTGACACGGTGACACCGTTGTCCCCGCAGGTATCCGACATGCCGCCGACCAAGTCGCTCACACCGCAGAACACGGTACATCCTCCAACTACGCCATCACCGACGCCGACACCACTGATCGCCGCCGTCGATACCCAGGTGGAGACCAAACCTGCGGCTTCACCGTCGGCGGATCAACAGCGTCGTACCTGGACACCAGCGATCGAGCCTGCGGAGGAAAGACGAAGACCGCGGCAACCGCCCCAGCTCACTCCATCCACTGATTCGACGCGCCCTCACTCCGCTCCGCTTGTCGCTTCAGCCGACTCCTCCTCTGCGGCAGCTCTTGCTCCGCAGACAGGCGCGACCGGTCCCTCGACTGACCGCACACCGCTGCCGACCCTGGCTCCCGCCACGGACAAGAAGGAGAATCCGCCGGACACGGACGCTGAACGTCCATGGATGTTTCAGCGCCTCGGCTTCGGGCTCGGCCTCGGATGGACACATAACCTTGGCCCGAGACGGGTGGATTCCGTCACAGTCGTCAACCGTATCGTCCGCATCGACAATGAACGAAACGATCTGGTGCGCTTCATGCCGGAAATGCACCTCTGGATCGACCGGTGGGACGAGCAACGTTGGAGTTGGGGGCCGTTTCTCACGGTCGCGCCGGGGTCGCGGATCATCGACGCCGTGGGGTTCGGCCTGATGATGGGATACCGGCCGCATCGACAGGACCAATACAGTTTCAATGTCGGTATCGGCGGCACGCTCGATCTCGATGCTCGAGTCCTAGGCGACGGCCTCATCGCGAACGAGCCCCTGCCGGCTCGGGAAACCACGGCCCGCACGAAGCAGACCACCGCCGCCGGTCTCCTCGTACTCTTTTCCGTCGGATGGGACCTCGCAGCGCCCCACCACCCAGCACACACCGAACGACAATGA
- a CDS encoding NmrA/HSCARG family protein, which produces MRWSGRRAILADPSSGMTVRALTRDVNSDKARELARLGAEVVAADVHDGESLKRAFAGAAGVFCVTFFWSHFSPEKEFAEAEAMAKAAKSAGVPHVIWSTLEDTRRWVPLSDNRMPTLMGKYKVPHFDAKGEADQVFRQLGVPTTFLLTSFYWDNLIHFGMGPKKGPDGTLAFTLPMGEARLPGIAAEDIGKCALGLLKKRDAYLGKTVGIAGEHLTGSQMAVALTKALGQEVRYNAVPPEVYRTFGFPGADDLGNMFQFKRDFNALFCGAREPAIARALNPGLQTFAQWLEANKGRIPLS; this is translated from the coding sequence TTGCGGTGGTCGGGGCGACGGGCGATTCTGGCCGATCCAAGCAGCGGCATGACGGTGCGGGCATTGACCAGGGATGTGAATTCGGACAAGGCCAGGGAGCTCGCGCGACTGGGCGCCGAGGTGGTCGCGGCCGACGTGCACGATGGCGAGAGTTTGAAGCGGGCGTTTGCGGGGGCTGCCGGGGTGTTTTGCGTGACCTTTTTCTGGTCGCATTTTTCTCCCGAAAAGGAATTTGCTGAAGCCGAGGCGATGGCCAAGGCCGCCAAGTCGGCAGGGGTCCCACATGTGATCTGGTCGACCCTCGAAGATACGCGTCGATGGGTTCCGCTCTCGGATAACCGGATGCCGACACTGATGGGCAAGTACAAGGTGCCGCATTTCGATGCCAAGGGCGAAGCGGATCAGGTGTTCAGGCAACTCGGTGTGCCGACGACCTTCTTACTGACGTCGTTCTACTGGGACAATCTCATCCACTTCGGCATGGGTCCGAAGAAGGGCCCGGACGGGACACTGGCGTTCACGCTTCCCATGGGCGAGGCGAGATTGCCCGGTATCGCGGCTGAGGATATCGGGAAGTGCGCCTTGGGGCTGTTGAAAAAACGGGATGCGTATCTGGGGAAGACCGTCGGAATCGCGGGGGAGCATCTCACCGGATCACAAATGGCCGTTGCGTTGACGAAGGCCCTGGGCCAGGAGGTGCGCTACAACGCGGTGCCGCCGGAGGTGTACCGGACATTCGGGTTCCCCGGAGCGGATGATCTGGGCAACATGTTTCAGTTCAAACGTGACTTCAATGCGCTGTTCTGTGGCGCACGCGAGCCGGCGATCGCCCGGGCGCTGAATCCCGGGCTGCAGACCTTTGCGCAGTGGTTGGAGGCGAACAAGGGGCGAATTCCCCTGTCGTAG